The Patescibacteria group bacterium genome has a window encoding:
- a CDS encoding beta-ketoacyl-[acyl-carrier-protein] synthase family protein → MKNEIVITGIGVVASNGIGKEAFWNALQKGASGIKPVSLFDTGSMKSKQAGEIKDFDAKLYLGDKGLRLLDRSTKLVNVAAKLALDDGHFTVTEDNADETGVVLGTTLGSVWSISEFDKTALVEGPRYVNPALFPNTVINSPASQISIRFGIKGFNTTISTGFTSSMDALKYACDFIRLGRARAVLVGGVEELCLQTYLGFYKLQFLSGSKDDDRELNCPFDRRRNGIVFGEGAVMLLIEDLESARARGAHIYAKVSSLGYEFVPYRINKYHRLGTGIRKALKEALVDADLDVKDIDCISANANSTREADRIEAEAIQEVFGSAAQKTPVSAIKSMVGETFSASGAMQLAAASGSIEQGFIPPTVNFKERDPDCGLNCKAGVSQKADINHVLVSCFGPSGVNTAVVLSKYEE, encoded by the coding sequence ATGAAAAATGAGATCGTCATTACAGGCATTGGTGTCGTTGCTTCGAACGGCATAGGAAAGGAAGCTTTCTGGAACGCCCTTCAGAAGGGGGCCAGCGGCATCAAGCCCGTGAGCCTTTTTGATACAGGTTCTATGAAGTCCAAGCAGGCTGGAGAGATCAAAGATTTCGATGCGAAGCTTTATCTGGGGGACAAGGGGCTTCGCCTCCTTGACCGTTCGACAAAACTTGTGAATGTAGCGGCCAAGCTTGCCTTGGACGACGGGCATTTTACGGTCACAGAGGACAACGCGGATGAGACAGGCGTCGTCTTGGGAACGACCTTGGGGAGCGTCTGGAGCATCAGTGAATTCGATAAGACCGCCCTTGTCGAGGGGCCGCGATATGTCAACCCGGCGCTTTTTCCCAATACCGTCATCAATTCCCCGGCAAGCCAGATATCGATCCGTTTCGGCATCAAGGGTTTTAATACGACGATTTCCACGGGATTTACATCCAGTATGGATGCCTTAAAGTACGCCTGTGATTTCATCCGGCTGGGCCGCGCCAGGGCGGTTTTGGTGGGAGGGGTCGAAGAGCTTTGCCTGCAGACGTATCTCGGTTTTTATAAGCTCCAGTTCCTTTCGGGGTCCAAAGATGACGATCGGGAACTGAATTGTCCTTTTGACCGCAGGCGTAACGGGATTGTGTTCGGAGAGGGCGCAGTGATGTTACTTATTGAGGACCTGGAGAGCGCCAGGGCCCGAGGCGCACACATTTATGCCAAGGTTTCTTCCCTGGGCTATGAATTCGTTCCTTACCGCATCAATAAATATCACCGGCTGGGCACAGGCATCCGCAAGGCCTTGAAAGAGGCATTGGTAGACGCCGATCTGGATGTCAAAGATATCGACTGCATCAGCGCTAATGCGAATTCCACGCGCGAAGCAGACCGGATCGAAGCGGAGGCTATTCAGGAGGTCTTCGGTTCGGCGGCCCAAAAGACGCCGGTGAGCGCGATCAAGTCCATGGTGGGCGAGACGTTCAGCGCTTCCGGCGCCATGCAATTGGCGGCGGCATCGGGAAGCATCGAGCAGGGATTTATTCCTCCGACGGTGAATTTCAAGGAGAGAGACCCGGACTGCGGTCTCAATTGCAAGGCCGGCGTATCGCAAAAAGCGGACATTAACCATGTCCTCGTCAGTTGTTTCGGGCCCAGCGGAGTCAACACGGCAGTTGTCCTGTCAAAATATGAAGAATGA